In Flavobacterium cerinum, one genomic interval encodes:
- a CDS encoding CAL67264 family membrane protein, whose translation MGMNKNTILGWATLIMVLMGLLLIGLAVYRYADVAGWGFGAVGIGFFAIAWVFNALKGRV comes from the coding sequence ATGGGCATGAATAAAAATACCATTTTAGGGTGGGCCACTTTAATTATGGTTTTAATGGGATTATTGTTAATCGGATTAGCTGTTTACCGATATGCGGATGTAGCCGGTTGGGGATTCGGAGCAGTAGGAATCGGATTTTTTGCTATTGCATGGGTATTTAATGCGCTAAAAGGAAGAGTATAA
- the holA gene encoding DNA polymerase III subunit delta, whose translation MEEVLKIIKDIKAGDIKPIYFLMGEEPYYIDKLTDYIEDNILTEVEKGFNQMVLYGRDVTVDEIVSNAKRYPMMADRQVVIVKEAQELSRTIDKLESYAENPQPTTVLVVCYKYKTLDKRKKVTKVLEKAGVVFESKKLYENQVGDWLKRVLSGKGYQIEPKAAAMLVEFLGTDLSKIANELDKLAIILPKGSTITPKIIEDNIGFSKDYNNFELRKAIGEKNQLKAYQIADYFAQNPKDNPLVVTTGLIFGFFSQLLQYHGLKDKNPANVAKVLKVNPYFLKDYDVALKNYPMKKVSQIVAVLRDIDVKSKGVGANALPQQDLLKEMLVKIFN comes from the coding sequence TTGGAGGAAGTATTAAAAATCATAAAAGATATTAAAGCCGGCGATATTAAACCGATTTATTTTTTAATGGGAGAAGAACCCTATTATATTGATAAATTGACCGACTATATCGAAGATAATATCCTGACGGAAGTGGAAAAAGGTTTTAACCAGATGGTTTTGTACGGACGTGATGTTACCGTTGATGAGATTGTATCGAATGCCAAACGCTATCCGATGATGGCCGATCGTCAGGTGGTAATAGTAAAAGAGGCACAGGAATTGTCGCGTACGATTGACAAACTGGAAAGTTATGCCGAAAATCCGCAGCCAACAACCGTTTTGGTTGTTTGCTACAAATACAAAACACTCGATAAACGAAAAAAAGTAACCAAAGTACTCGAAAAAGCCGGAGTGGTTTTCGAAAGTAAAAAACTATATGAAAATCAGGTAGGTGACTGGCTAAAGCGGGTTTTATCCGGAAAAGGATATCAAATCGAGCCAAAAGCGGCTGCCATGCTGGTGGAATTCCTCGGAACGGATCTCAGTAAAATAGCGAACGAACTGGACAAGTTGGCCATTATTCTACCCAAAGGAAGTACAATAACGCCAAAGATTATTGAAGATAATATCGGATTTAGTAAGGATTACAACAATTTTGAGTTACGAAAAGCGATAGGGGAGAAAAACCAGTTAAAGGCTTATCAGATTGCCGATTATTTTGCACAAAATCCAAAAGACAATCCATTGGTGGTTACAACCGGTCTGATTTTCGGATTCTTTTCTCAATTGTTGCAATATCACGGTTTAAAAGATAAAAATCCGGCCAATGTAGCGAAAGTACTAAAAGTAAATCCGTATTTCCTGAAAGATTACGATGTAGCACTAAAGAACTACCCGATGAAAAAAGTGAGTCAGATTGTAGCGGTTTTACGGGATATCGATGTAAAAAGCAAGGGAGTGGGCGCCAATGCTTTACCACAACAGGATTTACTAAAAGAAATGCTGGTTAAGATATTTAATTAA
- a CDS encoding glycosyltransferase family 2 protein → MKKIAIVILNWNGVKLLETFLPSVVEHSPEATIYVADNASTDTSIAFVKANFPTVSIIVNRANFGFAGGYNEALQSVQEPVYVLVNSDIEVTPNWLQPVITLFDNEPDTAIIQPKILDYKRKNYFEYAGAAGGYLDKFGFPFCRGRIFETIEEDKGQYDDIREIFWASGACLFIRSSVFHELNGFDADFFAHQEEIDLCWRAFNKGYSIKYCGLSTVYHVGGATLNAGSPHKTFLNFRNSLWMMAKNLPKKQLFPIIFLRLCLDGLAGIQFFIKGKPKHTWAIIRAHFAFYRLISRFLQKRTTPQKENYYLVNSIVYRYFVKNGKFFDVKI, encoded by the coding sequence TTGAAAAAAATTGCTATTGTCATACTCAACTGGAACGGTGTAAAACTACTCGAAACGTTTTTACCCTCCGTTGTTGAACACTCACCGGAAGCAACGATTTATGTTGCCGATAATGCTTCAACCGACACTTCTATTGCTTTTGTAAAGGCTAATTTCCCAACGGTTTCTATAATTGTAAACCGGGCTAATTTCGGATTTGCCGGCGGATATAACGAAGCGTTACAATCGGTACAAGAACCTGTTTATGTATTGGTCAATTCCGATATAGAAGTAACACCAAACTGGTTACAACCTGTTATTACACTTTTTGACAACGAACCGGATACCGCTATCATTCAGCCCAAAATACTGGATTATAAACGAAAAAATTATTTTGAATATGCCGGTGCTGCCGGAGGTTATCTGGATAAGTTCGGTTTTCCTTTTTGTCGTGGCCGTATTTTTGAAACAATAGAAGAAGATAAAGGTCAGTATGACGACATCCGGGAAATTTTCTGGGCTTCCGGAGCTTGTCTTTTTATCCGCAGCTCTGTTTTTCATGAATTGAATGGATTCGATGCTGATTTTTTTGCCCATCAGGAAGAAATCGATTTATGCTGGCGGGCTTTTAATAAAGGTTATTCCATAAAATACTGCGGCTTATCAACCGTTTATCATGTGGGCGGCGCGACTTTAAATGCCGGTAGTCCTCATAAAACGTTCCTTAATTTCAGGAATTCACTGTGGATGATGGCTAAAAATTTACCCAAAAAGCAACTTTTCCCTATTATTTTTCTTCGGCTTTGTCTGGATGGTCTGGCCGGTATTCAGTTTTTTATCAAAGGAAAACCCAAACATACCTGGGCAATTATTCGGGCTCATTTTGCTTTTTATCGTCTTATTTCCAGATTTTTACAAAAAAGAACAACGCCTCAAAAAGAAAACTATTATCTCGTAAACTCCATTGTTTACCGCTATTTCGTTAAGAATGGCAAGTTTTTTGATGTTAAGATTTAA
- a CDS encoding type I restriction enzyme HsdR N-terminal domain-containing protein, protein MQNLNFPPYSFRFKNSENKVAIFDVIRKKFIQLTPEEWVRQHVVQFLLQDQKYPKSLINVEKVIRINGLTKRYDAVVFKPDGKIFLLVECKAPEVPITQQVFDQIARYNMVLEADYLMVTNGLNHYFCRMDYEKEEYQFLRTLPDFPQL, encoded by the coding sequence ATGCAAAATCTGAATTTTCCGCCTTATTCCTTTCGGTTCAAAAATAGTGAAAATAAAGTGGCCATTTTCGATGTGATCCGTAAAAAATTTATCCAGCTAACCCCTGAAGAATGGGTTCGGCAACATGTTGTTCAGTTTCTGTTACAAGATCAAAAATACCCGAAATCCTTAATTAATGTTGAAAAAGTCATCAGGATCAACGGACTAACCAAACGATATGATGCGGTCGTTTTTAAACCCGACGGAAAAATTTTCCTGCTAGTCGAATGTAAGGCGCCGGAAGTTCCCATTACGCAACAGGTTTTCGATCAGATTGCCCGTTATAATATGGTACTGGAAGCCGATTATTTAATGGTGACCAACGGACTAAATCATTATTTTTGTCGGATGGATTATGAAAAAGAGGAATACCAGTTCCTAAGAACGCTACCGGATTTTCCGCAGCTATAA
- a CDS encoding S41 family peptidase, producing the protein MKQKILFLTTVLLMVMSCKNQQLHNVSPKSESYIEEVIRLLKTHSVNKNKIDWDRFRNEVYQYANNSHTIADTYPAITHAITRLEDNHSYFSAANKNNSEEEKPLPVFTDEVVPNAIGYIRIPFCIGGEKEIEHYIETITAKIALQNTQAKKGWIVDLRENFGGNMWPMLVAVGPLLDNGVQGYFFDPNDKPTPWIYNNGKAFGDQELLAENKNKILLKTKAVKIAVLTNNRTASSGEAMSVVFRGLPNVKSFGEPTFGVSTGCQSFTLSDGSRINLATTVFADRNKQKYGKSIIPDVVCKSDEALDKAIKWLENR; encoded by the coding sequence ATGAAACAAAAAATCCTTTTTCTTACGACAGTTCTTTTGATGGTGATGAGTTGTAAAAACCAACAGTTACATAATGTGTCGCCAAAATCCGAAAGTTATATTGAAGAGGTAATTCGACTATTAAAAACACATTCTGTCAATAAAAACAAAATAGACTGGGATCGTTTTAGAAATGAAGTGTACCAGTATGCAAATAACAGTCATACCATAGCAGACACCTATCCGGCCATTACTCATGCCATAACGCGTTTAGAAGATAATCATAGTTATTTTTCCGCTGCAAATAAAAACAATTCGGAAGAAGAAAAGCCTTTACCGGTTTTTACGGATGAGGTAGTGCCGAATGCTATCGGTTATATTAGAATTCCATTTTGTATCGGCGGAGAAAAGGAAATTGAACATTATATTGAAACGATCACAGCAAAAATAGCATTACAAAATACGCAAGCGAAAAAAGGATGGATTGTCGATCTGAGGGAAAATTTCGGCGGAAATATGTGGCCGATGTTGGTTGCAGTTGGTCCTTTACTTGATAACGGAGTACAAGGATACTTTTTTGATCCGAATGATAAACCGACTCCCTGGATTTACAACAACGGGAAAGCTTTTGGCGATCAGGAACTTTTAGCAGAAAATAAAAACAAAATACTACTTAAAACAAAAGCCGTAAAAATTGCAGTGCTGACAAATAATCGGACGGCGAGTTCCGGAGAAGCAATGTCAGTTGTCTTTAGAGGACTTCCGAACGTAAAATCATTTGGCGAGCCGACTTTCGGAGTTTCGACCGGTTGCCAATCTTTTACACTGTCTGACGGTTCCCGAATCAATTTGGCAACTACTGTTTTTGCCGACAGAAACAAACAGAAATACGGTAAAAGTATCATTCCGGATGTTGTTTGTAAAAGTGATGAAGCTTTGGATAAAGCAATAAAATGGCTTGAAAATAGATAA
- a CDS encoding L-threonylcarbamoyladenylate synthase — translation MAEFIKIYPENPNPAAIAKVVKCLKEGGLVIYPTDTVYGLGCDITNSKALEKIARIKGVKLEKANFSFVCCDLSNLSDYVKQIDTATFKILKRALPGPYTFILPGNNNLPKEFKKKNTVGIRVPDNNIALEIVRQLGNPIVSTSIHDDDEVIEYTTDPELIFEKWQNLVDMVIDGGYGDNHASTVIDLSGIEPFVVREGKGDVDIL, via the coding sequence ATGGCAGAATTCATTAAAATTTACCCTGAAAATCCCAATCCGGCCGCCATTGCTAAAGTGGTTAAATGCCTGAAAGAGGGTGGACTGGTTATTTATCCGACGGATACCGTTTATGGTTTGGGTTGCGATATTACCAATTCGAAAGCATTGGAAAAAATCGCAAGAATCAAAGGTGTAAAACTGGAAAAAGCTAATTTTTCGTTTGTATGCTGTGATTTGAGTAATCTGTCGGATTATGTTAAGCAAATCGACACGGCTACATTTAAAATATTAAAAAGAGCATTACCGGGCCCGTATACTTTTATTCTCCCGGGGAACAATAACCTTCCGAAAGAATTTAAAAAGAAAAATACAGTGGGTATCAGGGTTCCGGATAATAATATAGCACTTGAAATAGTAAGACAGCTGGGAAATCCGATTGTTTCAACATCCATTCACGATGACGATGAGGTAATTGAATATACTACAGATCCGGAACTGATTTTTGAAAAATGGCAAAACCTGGTTGATATGGTTATTGACGGCGGTTATGGAGATAACCACGCTTCAACTGTAATTGATCTTTCCGGAATAGAGCCTTTTGTTGTTCGGGAAGGAAAAGGGGATGTGGATATTTTGTAG
- a CDS encoding GNAT family N-acetyltransferase has product MSASTHPLDNPVYHSLHETHQHLSIEYNGMACYNPDYCPFGGFINPDATENSIAQYARLTDTFFIVGEKPCFGNSVKLTNELICDQMILSEPIPVSEQQEITLLQEHQRKELLELVNLVQPGYFKIKTPEMGRYYGIYKNGILVAVTGERMKMNRYTEISAVVTHPDHTGKGYASQLVTYVANMIFQENKIPYLHVASSNTRAIAVYEKLGFVTRRKISFWNFITL; this is encoded by the coding sequence ATGTCGGCATCAACACATCCGTTAGACAATCCGGTTTATCATTCCTTACACGAAACACACCAACACCTTTCTATTGAATACAATGGTATGGCTTGCTATAATCCGGATTATTGTCCGTTTGGCGGTTTTATAAATCCGGATGCTACCGAAAATAGCATTGCGCAATATGCCCGGTTAACCGATACCTTTTTTATTGTAGGAGAAAAACCTTGTTTTGGCAATTCGGTAAAATTAACCAACGAGTTGATTTGTGATCAAATGATCCTATCCGAACCGATTCCGGTTTCAGAACAACAGGAAATCACCTTATTACAAGAGCACCAACGCAAAGAATTACTGGAATTAGTGAACCTTGTACAACCCGGGTATTTTAAGATTAAAACACCGGAAATGGGTCGCTATTACGGTATTTATAAAAATGGTATCTTAGTAGCTGTTACCGGCGAACGGATGAAAATGAACCGCTATACCGAAATCAGTGCTGTTGTAACACATCCGGATCATACCGGAAAAGGATATGCTTCACAATTGGTAACCTATGTCGCAAATATGATTTTTCAGGAAAATAAAATCCCGTATTTGCACGTCGCATCATCAAACACAAGAGCGATTGCGGTTTACGAAAAGCTCGGTTTTGTTACCCGACGTAAAATCAGTTTTTGGAATTTTATAACGTTGTAA
- a CDS encoding VOC family protein encodes MEIQQIDHIVLTVADIDTTVQFYSTVLGFQEVTFGNNRKALTFGNQKINLHQKGQEFEPKANKPTCGSADLCFIAKTAISTVLKELEEKGITIIEGIVERTGAMGKIQSVYFRDPDQNLIEISNYL; translated from the coding sequence ATGGAGATTCAACAAATCGATCATATTGTATTAACGGTAGCCGATATTGATACAACTGTACAGTTTTATTCCACTGTCTTAGGCTTTCAGGAAGTAACATTCGGAAATAACCGAAAAGCACTGACATTTGGAAATCAGAAGATCAACTTACATCAAAAAGGACAGGAATTTGAACCTAAAGCCAACAAACCCACCTGCGGATCGGCTGATTTGTGTTTTATAGCCAAAACCGCTATTTCAACAGTTCTGAAAGAATTAGAAGAAAAAGGTATTACCATTATTGAAGGAATTGTTGAAAGAACCGGAGCTATGGGGAAAATCCAGTCGGTTTACTTTCGTGATCCGGATCAAAACCTGATTGAGATAAGTAATTATCTTTAA
- a CDS encoding VOC family protein: MLSKQNPVVYFEIPVTDLDRAIRFYTAVFDFNFEKTNIDHNEMALFPLSDTLPGISGGLAKGEIYKPTLNGIVIYFHTNSIEQTLQKAIANGGQELYPKTSNGELGFVAEFMDSEGNRIALHQPAD, translated from the coding sequence ATGCTATCAAAACAAAATCCCGTCGTTTATTTTGAAATTCCTGTTACCGACCTCGATCGGGCCATACGATTTTATACCGCTGTTTTTGATTTTAACTTCGAGAAAACCAATATCGATCATAATGAAATGGCATTATTTCCGCTATCCGATACTCTACCCGGAATTAGCGGCGGTTTAGCCAAAGGAGAAATTTATAAGCCTACTTTAAATGGTATCGTTATTTATTTTCATACTAACAGTATCGAGCAAACACTTCAAAAAGCAATAGCCAATGGCGGACAAGAATTATATCCGAAAACGTCTAACGGAGAACTGGGTTTTGTGGCTGAATTTATGGATTCAGAAGGCAATAGAATAGCCTTACATCAACCGGCTGATTAA
- a CDS encoding MmcQ/YjbR family DNA-binding protein — MNIEELREYCLSLPLVTEYMPFKEEYLIFRVYDKWFAVIPMNDPDLKISVKCNPDLAMELRDRYQSITPAWHFNKKYWNSIVLNNDMNDSKVKECIRHSIDEVVGKLSKALRQEYDSLRTW, encoded by the coding sequence ATGAACATTGAAGAACTACGCGAATATTGTCTGTCGTTGCCGTTGGTTACAGAATATATGCCGTTTAAGGAGGAATACCTGATCTTTCGGGTATACGATAAATGGTTTGCTGTAATTCCGATGAATGATCCGGATCTGAAAATCAGTGTAAAATGTAATCCGGATCTGGCAATGGAACTCCGGGATCGTTATCAAAGTATTACTCCGGCCTGGCATTTTAACAAAAAGTACTGGAATAGTATTGTATTAAATAATGATATGAATGACAGTAAGGTAAAGGAATGTATCCGGCATTCAATTGATGAGGTGGTTGGTAAGTTGTCCAAAGCATTGCGACAGGAATACGATTCGCTTCGAACCTGGTAA
- a CDS encoding OmpA/MotB family protein — MKKFVIALSVLAITLTSCGSKKKIAALEEENKKIQDLLNTCTVKLNTCLTEKDAMAGQLDFLKKNNSDLINNMGNLTTLSSKGAENLEKSLESLKEKDLKITRLQDALTKKDSVTLALVTSLKSSVGINDPDIQVNVEKGVVFISIADKLLFKSGSYVVSDRAKEVLAKVAKVVNSKPDFECMVEGHTDNVPIKNTVLVDNWDLSVKRATSIVRVLQDDLGVNPKQLIAAGRSFYVPLADNDTPDNRAKNRRTRIVVLPKIDQFYDMIEKEMKNMSGKN, encoded by the coding sequence ATGAAAAAATTCGTTATTGCCCTTTCGGTACTTGCAATTACATTGACATCCTGCGGATCGAAGAAAAAAATTGCAGCTTTAGAAGAAGAGAACAAAAAAATTCAGGATTTATTGAACACTTGTACAGTAAAACTGAATACCTGTTTAACTGAAAAAGACGCTATGGCAGGACAACTGGACTTTTTGAAGAAAAACAACTCCGATTTGATTAATAATATGGGGAATTTAACTACCCTTTCTTCAAAAGGTGCTGAAAATCTTGAAAAATCTTTGGAAAGCTTAAAGGAGAAAGACCTGAAAATCACTCGTTTACAGGATGCTCTTACTAAAAAAGACAGTGTAACACTTGCTTTGGTAACCAGCTTAAAAAGTTCTGTTGGAATTAACGATCCGGACATTCAGGTTAATGTAGAAAAAGGAGTGGTATTTATTTCCATTGCTGACAAATTACTTTTCAAAAGCGGAAGCTATGTTGTAAGTGACCGTGCTAAAGAAGTATTAGCTAAAGTGGCTAAAGTTGTAAACAGTAAACCGGATTTCGAATGTATGGTAGAAGGTCACACGGATAATGTGCCGATTAAAAATACTGTATTAGTAGACAACTGGGATCTTTCTGTAAAAAGAGCGACTTCTATTGTTCGTGTTTTACAAGATGATCTTGGTGTAAATCCAAAACAGTTAATTGCTGCGGGAAGAAGTTTCTATGTTCCATTAGCAGATAATGATACACCGGATAACAGAGCGAAAAACAGAAGAACCCGTATTGTGGTTTTACCTAAAATCGACCAGTTCTACGACATGATCGAAAAAGAAATGAAAAACATGAGCGGTAAAAACTAA
- a CDS encoding ester cyclase, translating to MNNKEIVKKFNKEVIEQTNYETFKTLMHPEFINHTAPPTANGAEGMWYTFHTILKPAFPDLVVEIEDQIEENDKVVTRKIIRGTHLGKLFDFEPTGKSIKINIIDIVRIKDGQYFEHWGINTLQSLLSELKQGK from the coding sequence ATGAACAATAAAGAAATTGTAAAAAAATTCAATAAAGAAGTAATCGAACAAACAAATTACGAAACCTTTAAAACATTGATGCATCCTGAGTTTATAAACCATACGGCGCCACCGACAGCAAACGGAGCAGAAGGGATGTGGTATACGTTTCATACTATTCTGAAACCGGCTTTTCCGGATCTCGTAGTCGAAATAGAGGACCAGATTGAGGAGAATGACAAAGTAGTAACTCGAAAAATAATACGAGGCACTCATTTGGGGAAACTTTTTGATTTTGAGCCAACCGGTAAATCGATTAAGATTAATATTATTGATATTGTACGGATAAAAGACGGACAGTATTTTGAACATTGGGGAATTAATACCCTGCAAAGTTTGCTTTCTGAATTGAAACAAGGTAAATGA